Proteins encoded in a region of the Flammeovirga yaeyamensis genome:
- a CDS encoding glycoside hydrolase family 13 protein, producing the protein MRKTLTIILGTLLLLTNVVSAKTKTSIDRVEPAFWWAGMVNPKLQLLVHGNDISDLDVSLSYEGVLLDQVIKVDNPNYLFLNLTLDKDVEPGKFPVQFKNSKGKVVFTYEYELKQRREGSAEREGFSNKDAMYLITPDRFVNGDESNDTVEGMLEGVDRSNKGGRHGGDIQGIINHLDYIQDLGFTALWINPLLENNMESYSYHGYSTTDYYKIDPRYGSNELYVTLVAEAKKRGIKIIMDQIENHCGLNHWWTNDLPTKDWYNYQDLEEKPVTSHQRATLADPYATESDKRRHADGWFVGTMPDLNQRNELLATYLIQNSIWWVEYADLGGIRQDTYPYPDADFMSDWSGAIMAEYPNFNIVGEEWTSNPALVSRWQKGKVNQNGYVSNSPSMMDFPIQESLVNSLNKEKAPYQQAFNEVYEMLANDFLYPDPFNLVTFPDNHDTPRFWDQVNHNFDYFKTGLVYIYTVRGIPQIYYGTELVMGNNDPAGDHGLIREDMPGGWAGDKVNVFEGKGLTDQQKEAMDLVKKLTNFRTKTTALQDGKLTHFSPLNEVYVMFRYDDDTKVMSIFNKNTEETTVDLDHYQEVLEGAKKATDVVTGKTFDLTSGTITVPANSGTMLVVE; encoded by the coding sequence ATGTTAGCCTTTCTTATGAGGGTGTATTACTAGATCAAGTAATTAAAGTTGATAATCCGAATTACCTTTTCCTAAATCTTACTTTAGATAAAGATGTTGAGCCAGGTAAATTCCCTGTTCAGTTTAAAAATTCAAAAGGCAAAGTGGTTTTCACTTACGAGTATGAGTTAAAACAACGTAGAGAAGGTTCTGCAGAAAGAGAAGGTTTCAGCAACAAAGATGCAATGTACCTTATCACACCAGACCGTTTTGTAAATGGCGACGAATCTAACGATACTGTTGAAGGTATGTTAGAAGGTGTTGATCGTTCAAATAAAGGTGGTCGTCATGGTGGTGATATTCAAGGTATCATTAATCATTTAGATTATATCCAAGATTTAGGATTCACAGCATTGTGGATTAACCCATTATTAGAAAATAACATGGAAAGTTATTCTTACCATGGTTATTCAACTACCGACTACTATAAAATTGATCCAAGATATGGTTCTAACGAATTGTATGTAACTCTTGTAGCTGAGGCGAAAAAGAGAGGTATCAAAATTATCATGGACCAAATCGAGAATCACTGTGGTTTAAATCACTGGTGGACAAACGATTTGCCAACAAAAGATTGGTATAACTACCAAGATCTAGAAGAAAAGCCAGTGACTTCACATCAAAGAGCTACTTTAGCAGATCCTTATGCAACAGAATCTGATAAAAGAAGACATGCAGATGGTTGGTTTGTAGGTACGATGCCTGATTTAAACCAAAGAAATGAGTTGTTAGCTACTTATTTGATTCAAAACTCAATTTGGTGGGTAGAATATGCTGATCTAGGTGGTATTCGTCAAGATACTTACCCTTACCCAGATGCTGATTTTATGTCAGATTGGTCAGGTGCGATCATGGCTGAATATCCAAACTTTAACATCGTAGGTGAAGAGTGGACTTCGAATCCTGCTTTAGTATCAAGATGGCAAAAAGGTAAAGTAAACCAAAACGGTTACGTATCGAATAGCCCTTCTATGATGGACTTCCCGATTCAAGAATCATTAGTGAATTCTTTGAACAAAGAAAAAGCACCATACCAACAAGCATTCAACGAAGTGTATGAGATGTTGGCGAACGATTTCTTGTATCCAGATCCATTCAACTTAGTTACATTCCCTGATAACCATGATACACCACGTTTCTGGGATCAGGTAAACCATAACTTCGATTACTTTAAAACAGGTTTAGTATATATCTACACTGTTAGAGGTATTCCTCAAATTTACTATGGTACTGAATTAGTGATGGGTAACAACGATCCTGCCGGCGACCATGGTTTAATTAGAGAAGACATGCCAGGTGGTTGGGCAGGCGACAAAGTCAATGTTTTTGAGGGCAAAGGCTTAACTGATCAGCAAAAAGAAGCTATGGATTTAGTGAAAAAGTTAACCAACTTTAGAACAAAAACTACAGCTTTACAAGATGGTAAATTAACTCACTTCTCTCCATTAAACGAGGTGTATGTGATGTTTAGATATGATGATGATACAAAAGTAATGTCCATCTTTAACAAGAATACTGAAGAAACAACAGTAGATTTAGATCATTATCAAGAGGTACTAGAAGGAGCGAAAAAAGCAACTGATGTTGTAACTGGTAAAACATTCGATTTAACATCGGGTACAATTACAGTTCCTGCTAATTCAGGTACTATGTTAGTGGTTGAATAA